Proteins encoded within one genomic window of Triticum aestivum cultivar Chinese Spring chromosome 2D, IWGSC CS RefSeq v2.1, whole genome shotgun sequence:
- the LOC123048789 gene encoding uncharacterized protein, translated as MRRTTSRRWGPYRRAGQASASAAGAGTVGVDRLSALPDALLHHIMSFLKAWEVVPTCVLARRWRHLWASAPCIDLRVRHSSVRDANPPEEFRDFVDSLFLHRDVSASVDTLGLQSSDDYVDFDEKDSNAWIRTAISRKARVIHLVGHRKGIASLDRVPFVSCHLKILKLSYAMLDDRILGQLSSSCKSLEEMDLKDCLVTGPGIVSTSLKTLIMLKCTFNWDFSITAPNLVLLRLITPSVRVPSFTNFGSLVTGTIILDDSLLSDDFGYISDEDNFDETTDDDKHNDDKRENYKIHDDCSLSDDDFGYISDDNFGHISDDNFGYISDDGDFDKFGFGYGFPKGRYGHSRYKDNYDYGSDIDSDDNTYEYSEIANDAKYGYKGAKLSSEDGKYGGNSGRNYSKILGGHNMLESLSTATSLELLTDAGEVVLTRELKRCPTFSNLKTLSLGEWCMAADFDALILLLQHSPNIKRLFLQLKLNFGMRKALETGIKLERRSFTCKDLRMVKIKCSKDDGRVHTLAHMFSANGIPLQCIYVRRSGNAHLRGQKFMRELAKQELDECGDDWM; from the exons ATGCGCCGGACAACCTCCCGGCGCTGGGGGCCTTACCGCCGCGCTGGCCAGGCGTcagcctccgccgccggcgccggcaccGTAGGGGTCGACCGCCTCAGCGCCCTCCCGGACGCGCTCCTGCACCACATCATGTCGTTCCTCAAGGCGTGGGAGGTGGTGCCCACCTGCGTGCTCGCGCGCCGGTGGCGCCACCTCTGGGCGTCCGCGCCCTGCATCGACCTCCGCGTGCGGCACTCCTCCGTCCGCGATGCCAACCCGCCGGAGGAGTTCCGTGACTTCGTGGACAGCCTCTTCCTCCACCGCGATGTGTCCGCGTCGGTGGACACGCTCGGCCTGCAGTCCAGCGATGACTATGTGGACTTCGACGAGAAAGACTCCAATGCGTGGATCAGGACTGCTATCAGCCGCAAAGCGCGGGTTATTCATCTTGTTGGACATCGTAAGGGAATCGCGTCGTTGGACCGCGTGCCCTTCGTCTCTTGCCACCTCAAGATCTTGAAGTTGTCGTATGCCATGCTCGACGATAGGATCCTTGGACAGCTTTCTTCTAGTTGCAAATCCTTGGAAGAGATGGATCTGAAGGATTGCCTGGTCACTGGCCCTGGGATTGTGTCTACCTCTTTGAAGACTTTAATCATGCTCAAATGCACATTCAACTGGGACTTCTCGATCACTGCTCCGAACCTTGTGCTTCTGCGCCTCATCACGCCTTCCGTCCGAGTTCCGTCATTTACGAACTTTGGGTCACTGGTCACAGGCACTATCATACTTGACGACTCTCTCTTGAGTGATGATTTTGGATACATCAGTGATGAAGATAATTTTGATGAAACTACTGATGATGATAAGCACAACGATGATAAGAGAGAGAACTATAAGATTCATGATGACTGTTCCTTGAGTGATGATGATTTTGGATACAtcagtgatgataattttggacacatcagtgatgataattttggaTACATCAGTGATGATGGCGATTTTGATAAGTTTGGATTTGGATATGGTTTTCCTAAAGGAAGATATGGACACAGTCGTTACAAGGATAATTATGATTATGGTAGCGATATTGATAGTGATGACAATACCTATGAATACAGTGAGATTGCAAATGATGCAAAGTATGGCTACAAAGGGGCCAAGCTTTCCAGTGAAGATGGTAAGTATGGTGGAAACAGTGGTCGAAATTATAGTAAGATTCTAGGTGGCCATAATATGCTTGAGAGCCTTTCTACTGCTACGAGTTTGGAGTTGTTAACTGATGCTGGAGAG GTGGTTCTGACTAGGGAATTGAAAAGGTGTCCAACTTTTAGCAACCTGAAGACCCTATCCCTTGGTGAATGGTGTATGGCCGCTGATTTTGATGCATTAATTTTGCTGCTACAGCATTCACCTAATATAAAGAGGCTTTTTCTCCAACTTAAATTG AACTTCGGCATGAGGAAGGCATTGGAAACAGGTATCAAGCTTGAGAGGAGATCATTTACTTGCAAAGACCTTAGAATGGTTAAGATCAAATGCTCAAAGGATGATGGGAGAGTCCATACCTTGGCACATATGTTCAGTGCAAATGGTATACCCCTTCAGTGTATTTATGTGCGTCGGAGCGGGAATGCTC ATCTCCGCGGCCAGAAGTTTATGAGGGAACTCGCCAAGCAAGAACTGGATGAATGTGGGGATGACTGGatgtaa